Proteins encoded within one genomic window of Spirulina major PCC 6313:
- a CDS encoding CHAT domain-containing protein has translation MNTLHCAVLLGMSSLCCANPVLAQAIAPAPDGTDTIVTLDSNRYYIDGGTQAGANLFHSFQEFGLSSGEIAKFLSHPRITNILGRVTGGDPSVINGLIQATPNLYLMNPAGIVFGVGASLNVGGDFLATTSDRIGFEGGWFNAMGANDYTTLIGNPNQFSFLSAAPSAIINAGTLTSNQDITLLGGTVIQAGAIAAPTVTLAAVPGSRLVNVAQAGMLLSLDLPQEALTAGISPMDLPSLLTAGGVELQGSIVTGDVHLIGQVVAEQADLFAAGRVTVDAPDLVSGNARVVRFSESGDNPDQAVFIDARADNPEALLFGAEAGTIAQIIDRDQNGMATITAQLSLIRAAVGKLDSVAIVAEGNQGNFWLGNQWINSENVENYQTQLQTWSDSLTEGADLLLYSCFTALGATGEALMASLAAITGADVAASTNLTGSSNYGGDWVLERRTGTIEAVTPFTDLTLSRWEGTLANQTVSNLNDAGAGSLRQALALVGNNESVTFSVSGTVNLLSTISWAQIGVTIDGNGSTVQGNNTFRIFESIATLGTTTINNLTIAGGGVTGSGGGIFSGSDLSLTNSTVSGNIASSGGGGIRSVGNVSLTNSTVSGNFTSNFDGGGIYSDRDVSLTNSTITGNAAGFGSGNGGGISSSGNVSLTNSTITGNSAGVVGGNGGGIRSVGDVSLINSTIAGNVAGNNGGGIWVQNGSLAITEHPGNLDLDLFVDNGAVALSALGDITLTGSVQTTGNPLTLNATQGIDTTALTLDTSSATGGGVITLNAAAEIQTRSLNAASLGTGNGGNVALISTNGTINTLSGTGAINTTSPTGNSGTVTLQAPKGIAVGLINTEATAGAGGAVTLESVNGFVRVPGAIASADSSFNSFNASIASAGAVSGGAIVIRHGGNESTPFLIGDATTNGTSAAITAGTGFTILPTQAYLTSHTQPGISILTNSAPPENLVTLPENPVTPPENPATPPEIVHAVSGSDVKNQFLDNEEFVRRVGRQLGGETRFDAEGGFTWSLPGEKALGGSLEDNAVLQELIRLDDSMADAYAALTVLADNSVNVEGVDGADESESDEGEESSIGNLRETFRRIQTQTGTNPALVYILSQPDYLELILITPDDQFRRHVIPAASREELMRTVSQFRRGVLNQRRRTDYVQPAQQLYEWMIAPLASTLDELAVDTLIFAMGEGLRHVPLAALYDGEQFLIEKYSLGQIPSLSLTNSDYQSLQDAHLLIMGASEFQALDPLPGVEQEASVLSQVIPSEIHLNAEFTYQNLTDQSRERDFDVVHLATHADFKAGRLDDSYIQLWGDEQLQPHELRELRWYDNPQVELLVLSACETALGDVNAELGFAGLAVQAGVKSALASLWQVSDRGTMALMGEFYRHLTDPEVTIKAEALRRAQLALIQQSQLAGVGDAIAGLDAIQRANFSHPFYWSAFMLVGSPW, from the coding sequence ATGAACACTCTCCATTGCGCCGTTTTGCTTGGCATGAGCAGCCTCTGCTGTGCTAACCCAGTCCTCGCCCAAGCGATCGCCCCTGCCCCAGACGGCACAGACACAATCGTCACCCTCGATAGCAACAGGTATTACATCGACGGGGGAACCCAAGCCGGGGCGAATCTGTTTCACTCCTTTCAAGAATTTGGGTTAAGCAGCGGCGAAATTGCCAAGTTCTTAAGTCATCCCAGGATCACGAATATTTTGGGGCGAGTGACCGGGGGCGATCCCTCCGTGATTAATGGGCTGATTCAAGCTACCCCGAATCTGTACCTGATGAATCCGGCGGGGATTGTGTTCGGCGTGGGGGCGAGTTTGAATGTGGGCGGGGATTTCTTGGCGACAACGAGCGATCGCATTGGCTTCGAGGGAGGGTGGTTTAATGCCATGGGTGCGAATGACTACACCACCCTAATCGGCAACCCCAATCAGTTTTCCTTTTTAAGTGCAGCACCCAGCGCGATCATCAACGCCGGAACCCTCACCTCAAACCAGGACATCACGCTTTTGGGTGGAACCGTGATTCAAGCGGGGGCGATCGCAGCCCCTACCGTCACGCTCGCAGCCGTACCGGGGTCTCGTTTGGTGAATGTGGCCCAAGCGGGAATGTTGCTGAGTTTGGATTTACCCCAAGAGGCTCTAACCGCCGGCATTTCACCCATGGATTTACCCAGTTTGCTAACGGCGGGCGGGGTGGAATTACAAGGGTCAATTGTGACGGGTGATGTGCATCTGATCGGGCAGGTGGTCGCAGAGCAGGCGGATTTATTCGCGGCGGGGCGGGTGACCGTAGATGCGCCGGATTTAGTGAGCGGGAATGCGCGGGTGGTGCGCTTTTCGGAGTCGGGGGACAATCCCGATCAGGCGGTGTTCATTGATGCACGGGCGGACAATCCAGAGGCGTTATTGTTTGGGGCTGAGGCGGGAACGATCGCACAAATTATCGATCGTGATCAAAACGGCATGGCAACGATCACCGCACAGCTATCCCTGATCCGTGCTGCGGTGGGGAAATTGGATTCAGTTGCGATCGTTGCCGAAGGAAATCAGGGGAATTTCTGGCTGGGCAATCAATGGATCAACAGCGAGAACGTCGAGAATTATCAAACCCAGCTACAAACCTGGTCAGATTCCCTCACCGAGGGGGCGGATTTACTGCTTTACAGTTGCTTCACGGCCTTGGGGGCCACGGGTGAGGCATTAATGGCGAGTCTTGCCGCGATCACCGGGGCGGATGTGGCAGCGTCAACGAATCTGACCGGGAGCAGCAATTACGGCGGAGATTGGGTCTTAGAACGCAGGACTGGAACCATTGAAGCCGTCACGCCATTCACTGACCTAACCCTGAGCCGTTGGGAGGGAACATTAGCCAATCAAACCGTCAGCAACTTAAATGATGCTGGTGCAGGCTCCCTACGCCAAGCGTTAGCTCTCGTGGGAAATAATGAGTCGGTAACGTTTAGTGTGAGCGGTACGGTAAACCTCCTCTCAACGATTAGTTGGGCACAAATCGGAGTGACAATTGATGGCAATGGCTCCACGGTTCAGGGAAACAACACATTTCGGATTTTTGAGAGCATTGCAACGCTAGGGACAACCACGATCAACAACCTCACGATCGCAGGCGGGGGGGTCACTGGCAGCGGCGGCGGAATTTTTAGCGGTAGTGATTTGAGCCTGACCAACTCCACCGTTTCAGGTAATATTGCGAGTAGCGGCGGCGGCGGAATTAGGAGCGTGGGGAATGTGAGCCTAACCAACTCCACCGTTTCCGGGAATTTTACGAGTAACTTCGACGGCGGTGGGATTTACAGCGATCGTGATGTGAGCCTGACGAACTCCACGATTACGGGGAATGCGGCGGGGTTCGGCAGCGGTAACGGCGGTGGGATTTCCAGTAGCGGTAATGTGAGCCTGACGAACTCCACGATTACGGGGAATTCGGCGGGGGTCGTTGGCGGCAACGGCGGCGGGATCAGGAGCGTGGGTGATGTGAGCCTAATCAACTCCACCATTGCGGGGAATGTTGCGGGTAACAATGGTGGCGGGATTTGGGTGCAGAATGGCAGTTTAGCGATAACAGAGCATCCAGGGAACTTAGATTTAGATCTGTTTGTTGATAATGGTGCTGTTGCGCTCAGTGCTTTGGGTGATATCACTCTCACCGGCTCTGTCCAAACCACGGGGAACCCCTTAACCCTTAACGCTACCCAGGGTATCGACACTACGGCCTTAACCTTGGATACCAGCAGTGCGACGGGAGGGGGCGTGATTACTCTGAACGCCGCAGCAGAGATTCAGACTCGGAGCTTAAATGCGGCATCCTTAGGGACGGGCAACGGGGGCAATGTCGCTCTGATTAGCACCAATGGCACGATCAACACCCTCAGCGGCACCGGGGCGATTAATACCACAAGCCCCACGGGAAATTCAGGAACCGTTACCCTCCAAGCCCCCAAGGGCATCGCCGTGGGGTTGATTAATACTGAAGCTACGGCGGGGGCGGGGGGAGCCGTTACCCTCGAAAGTGTGAATGGTTTTGTGCGCGTTCCAGGGGCGATCGCATCGGCGGATAGTTCGTTTAATAGTTTTAATGCCAGTATTGCCAGTGCGGGTGCAGTCTCCGGCGGCGCGATCGTGATCCGTCATGGCGGAAACGAATCCACCCCCTTTCTCATTGGGGATGCGACAACAAACGGCACCAGTGCCGCCATCACCGCCGGAACAGGATTTACCATTCTCCCCACCCAGGCTTATCTCACCAGTCATACCCAACCGGGGATTTCAATCCTCACCAATAGTGCTCCGCCGGAAAATTTAGTCACCTTGCCGGAAAATCCAGTCACCCCGCCGGAAAATCCAGCCACCCCGCCGGAAATTGTGCATGCGGTTTCCGGCTCCGATGTTAAAAATCAATTTTTAGATAACGAAGAGTTTGTGCGTCGCGTCGGACGACAACTAGGGGGAGAAACCCGATTTGATGCCGAAGGGGGGTTTACCTGGAGCTTACCGGGTGAAAAAGCATTGGGGGGGTCTTTAGAAGATAATGCCGTCTTGCAAGAATTGATCAGGCTGGATGACTCGATGGCAGATGCCTATGCGGCTCTCACGGTCCTAGCGGATAACAGCGTCAATGTAGAAGGGGTTGATGGGGCTGACGAATCGGAGAGTGACGAGGGTGAAGAATCCAGTATTGGCAATCTGCGGGAAACCTTTAGGCGCATTCAAACCCAAACCGGAACCAATCCGGCATTGGTTTACATCCTCAGTCAACCGGACTATCTCGAATTGATTTTAATCACCCCGGATGACCAGTTCCGCCGTCATGTGATCCCCGCCGCATCCCGTGAGGAGTTAATGCGTACTGTGTCCCAATTCCGTCGCGGTGTTCTCAATCAACGTCGCCGCACTGACTATGTGCAACCGGCTCAACAACTCTATGAATGGATGATCGCTCCCTTGGCTTCCACCCTGGATGAATTGGCGGTGGATACGCTGATTTTTGCCATGGGGGAAGGACTGCGCCATGTGCCTCTTGCCGCACTTTATGACGGTGAGCAATTCCTAATTGAAAAGTACAGTCTGGGGCAAATTCCGAGTCTGAGTCTGACCAATAGTGATTATCAATCTCTCCAGGATGCCCATCTCTTGATCATGGGTGCGTCGGAATTTCAAGCGCTTGATCCTTTGCCGGGGGTGGAGCAAGAAGCCAGCGTATTATCCCAAGTTATCCCCAGCGAAATCCATCTCAATGCAGAATTTACCTATCAGAATTTGACAGATCAGAGCCGGGAACGGGATTTTGATGTGGTGCATTTAGCGACCCATGCGGATTTCAAGGCGGGTCGTTTAGATGATTCGTATATTCAACTGTGGGGCGATGAACAATTGCAGCCCCATGAATTGCGAGAGTTGCGCTGGTATGACAATCCGCAGGTTGAGCTTTTGGTGTTGAGTGCTTGTGAGACGGCGTTGGGAGATGTGAATGCTGAATTGGGGTTTGCGGGGTTGGCGGTGCAGGCGGGGGTGAAGTCGGCGTTGGCGAGTTTGTGGCAAGTGTCGGATCGGGGGACAATGGCGTTGATGGGTGAGTTTTATCGGCATCTCACTGATCCGGAGGTGACGATTAAGGCGGAGGCGTTGCGGCGGGCGCAGTTGGCGTTAATTCAACAGAGTCAGTTAGCGGGCGTAGGGGATGCGATCGCAGGATTAGACGCGATCCAGCGGGCTAATTTTAGCCATCCCTTTTATTGGAGCGCGTTCATGCTGGTGGGTAGTCCGTGGTAG
- a CDS encoding HNH endonuclease — protein MTATEVLNRSVVVFSQNYLPLMRITLRRAVTLILTGKAEPILLYNPAVWAVRSPSVSLQIPAHIRLIIPHRERGWKVPPVSRREVLKRDRSTCQYCGSRHHLTLDHVLPRSKGGQHTWNNVVTACATCNGRKGDRTPEQAKMLLRTIPKAPIHPTVIFAEQFWDSVQDRPTG, from the coding sequence ATGACTGCCACAGAAGTTTTGAACCGTTCCGTTGTTGTGTTTTCCCAAAACTACTTACCCCTGATGCGGATTACGCTGCGGCGAGCGGTGACGTTGATTTTGACCGGGAAAGCCGAGCCGATTTTACTGTACAACCCCGCTGTGTGGGCGGTGCGATCGCCCTCCGTCAGCCTGCAAATTCCCGCCCATATTCGGCTGATCATTCCCCACCGGGAACGGGGCTGGAAGGTGCCCCCAGTCAGTCGGCGCGAAGTGCTCAAGCGCGATCGCTCCACCTGCCAATATTGCGGCAGTCGGCACCATCTCACCCTTGACCATGTTCTACCCCGATCCAAAGGCGGTCAACATACTTGGAACAACGTCGTTACGGCCTGCGCAACCTGTAATGGTCGCAAGGGCGATCGCACCCCCGAACAGGCCAAAATGCTCCTGCGCACCATTCCCAAAGCCCCCATCCATCCCACGGTGATCTTCGCCGAACAGTTTTGGGACAGCGTTCAAGATCGCCCCACCGGCTAG
- a CDS encoding alr0857 family protein, whose protein sequence is MLKLIYHEDGFWLEHLTTPLERWLNTRLMVAVRSAHSLTLEPSTASFILPDTVPHWDELDRLSRQESPCALLVEPCDEGYVEVCLHGIWVGENPEAEAGVFVARLSDRTEFLIYKLWQTAESLAQVSGDFLD, encoded by the coding sequence ATGTTGAAACTGATTTACCACGAAGATGGCTTCTGGTTGGAACACTTGACCACCCCACTCGAACGGTGGTTAAACACCCGCCTCATGGTTGCGGTGCGTTCCGCCCACAGCCTCACCCTCGAACCCAGCACCGCATCGTTCATCCTGCCGGACACCGTCCCCCACTGGGATGAACTGGATCGCCTCTCTCGCCAAGAATCCCCCTGTGCCTTACTCGTGGAACCCTGCGATGAAGGCTATGTGGAAGTTTGCCTGCATGGGATTTGGGTGGGCGAAAATCCCGAAGCCGAAGCAGGGGTATTTGTGGCTCGCCTGAGCGATCGCACCGAATTCCTCATCTACAAACTCTGGCAAACCGCCGAATCCCTCGCCCAAGTCAGCGGCGATTTCCTGGATTAA
- the leuC gene encoding 3-isopropylmalate dehydratase large subunit yields the protein MSKGTLFDKVWDLHTVGTLPSGQTQLFIGLHLIHEVTSPQAFGMMRDRNLSVLFPDRTVATVDHIVPTENQARPFADVLAEEMIQALEQSCQEHDIRFYNVGSGNQGIVHVIAPEQGLTQPGMTVACGDSHTSTHGAFGAIAFGIGTSQVRDVLASQTLALSKLNVRRVEVNGTLRPGVYAKDVILHIIRKLGVKGGVGYAYEFAGTTFEAMSMEERMTVCNMSIEGGARCGYINPDSITYDYLKGRDFAPKGEDWDQAVTWWESIRSDANAEYDDIVTFEAAEIAPTVTWGITPGQGIGVDECIPSLDNVAESDRAVMNEAYSYMNLQPGQAIQGTPVDVCFIGSCTNGRISDLREAAKIAEGHKVAPQVKAFVVPGSERVKQQAEAEGLDAIFQAAGFEWREAGCSMCLAMNPDKLQGNQISASSSNRNFKGRQGSPQGRTLLMSPAMVTAAAIHGQVKDVRDLL from the coding sequence ATGAGTAAGGGCACGCTGTTTGATAAAGTTTGGGACTTGCACACCGTCGGGACCTTGCCATCCGGGCAAACCCAACTCTTCATTGGTCTGCATCTGATCCATGAAGTCACCAGCCCCCAAGCCTTTGGGATGATGCGCGATCGCAACCTGTCCGTACTGTTTCCCGATCGCACCGTCGCCACCGTCGATCACATCGTCCCCACGGAAAACCAAGCCCGCCCCTTTGCCGATGTCCTCGCCGAAGAAATGATTCAAGCCCTAGAGCAAAGCTGCCAAGAGCACGACATCCGCTTCTATAATGTTGGCTCTGGCAACCAAGGCATCGTCCATGTCATCGCCCCGGAACAGGGTTTAACCCAGCCGGGGATGACCGTCGCTTGCGGCGATTCCCACACTTCGACCCATGGGGCTTTTGGTGCGATCGCCTTTGGGATTGGTACGTCCCAAGTCCGCGATGTCCTCGCCTCCCAAACCCTCGCCCTCTCAAAATTGAACGTGCGCCGCGTCGAAGTGAACGGCACGCTGCGCCCTGGAGTTTACGCCAAAGATGTGATTTTGCATATCATCCGGAAATTGGGCGTGAAGGGTGGCGTGGGCTATGCCTACGAATTCGCGGGGACGACCTTCGAGGCGATGTCCATGGAAGAGCGGATGACCGTGTGCAATATGTCCATCGAAGGCGGCGCACGCTGCGGCTATATCAACCCCGACTCAATCACCTACGACTACCTGAAGGGGCGCGACTTTGCCCCCAAAGGTGAGGACTGGGATCAAGCGGTGACCTGGTGGGAGAGCATTCGCTCCGATGCCAATGCCGAGTATGACGATATTGTGACCTTTGAGGCGGCGGAAATTGCCCCGACGGTGACTTGGGGGATTACGCCGGGTCAGGGGATTGGCGTGGATGAATGCATTCCCAGTTTGGACAATGTGGCGGAGAGCGATCGCGCCGTCATGAACGAAGCCTACAGCTACATGAACCTCCAACCCGGCCAAGCGATCCAAGGTACGCCCGTCGATGTCTGCTTCATCGGCAGTTGCACCAATGGCCGGATCAGCGACCTCCGCGAAGCCGCCAAAATTGCCGAAGGTCACAAGGTTGCCCCCCAGGTGAAAGCCTTTGTTGTCCCCGGTTCCGAGCGCGTCAAACAACAGGCCGAAGCCGAAGGCCTCGACGCGATCTTCCAAGCCGCCGGATTTGAATGGCGCGAAGCCGGTTGCTCCATGTGCCTCGCCATGAACCCGGATAAACTCCAAGGCAACCAAATCAGCGCCTCTTCTTCCAACCGCAACTTCAAAGGCCGCCAAGGTTCCCCCCAAGGCCGCACCCTGCTCATGAGTCCCGCCATGGTCACGGCTGCCGCCATTCACGGCCAAGTCAAAGACGTGCGCGACCTCCTCTAG
- a CDS encoding DNA methyltransferase, with product MSIAEQLQTFVQFCQAHITGDEKGEAQVFLDRFFRAFGHEGAMEAGAVYEKRIEKGSKKGKTGFADLVWKPRVLIEMKRRGADLSKHYSQAFDYWQRAVPNRPRYVMLCNFDQFWIYDFDIQIDTPIDTVLLTELPDRTSPFGFMFPREQVSVFGNNQVEVTEKAARRLGQDLYPYLRDRIQRQQKLTQPKAALMAQRFVLQCVLAMFAEDRGLLPDSLFIRCVQDCIGGKSSYDVLSQGLFGAMNQPGMTLFGEFKGVDYFNGGLFATIDSVELTREELNVLEAVALEDWSQIRPAIFGNIFESAIDAGERHAHGIHYTSEADIMKIVRPTISRYWEEKIEGATTLEELSMLQEELRNYRVLDPACGSGNFLYLAYQEVKRIEQDLLDKIAERRRSNTGQKQIGFVTPLQFFGIDSNRFAVELARVTLMIARKVAIDRLELVEPALPLDTLDDNIVCKDALFTEWPKANAIIGNPPFLGGHWLRKELGDQYTEKLFQKFSEVKNQQVDFSTYWFRLAHDNLEDLGRAGLVATNSISQGKGRTEALDYISDKKGYIHDAISTQKWSGEAAVYVSIVNWAKKKPPEYYLDNIQVNFISSSLKTHIDVSKAKKIRANKEFSFRGVEPNGMGFFVSEDEALKWTKLDPKNSEVLKLFSMGANLAKNPHGTPDRWIIDFNDFTLEEAANYKIPFNRIKTTVKPVRDKNRRETRRINWWKYGENAPKMRKAIEQLSFCFALPRVSKWSIFISIPTTWLLGDKSVSVATEDFYVLGVLISIIHREWMSAQNSTLGNTPAYTPTTCFETFPFPQTPSREIVEKIRAAAVALHDYRSQQMEQKQWGITKLYNAYFDEPASQLYKLHQKLDALVLQAYGFSPDDDLLEKLLNLNLHLAAQEKAGAAVIGPWSPFEVR from the coding sequence ATGTCTATTGCGGAACAGTTGCAAACGTTTGTCCAGTTTTGCCAGGCTCATATTACGGGGGATGAAAAGGGCGAGGCTCAGGTGTTTCTCGATCGCTTCTTTCGGGCGTTTGGTCATGAGGGGGCGATGGAGGCGGGGGCGGTGTATGAAAAGCGAATCGAGAAGGGGAGTAAGAAGGGAAAAACGGGGTTTGCTGACCTGGTATGGAAGCCGCGTGTGTTGATCGAAATGAAGCGGCGCGGGGCAGATTTATCTAAACATTATTCTCAGGCGTTTGACTATTGGCAGCGGGCGGTTCCAAACCGGCCGCGTTATGTGATGTTGTGCAATTTTGATCAGTTTTGGATTTACGATTTTGATATTCAAATTGATACGCCGATTGACACGGTTTTGTTAACAGAATTGCCCGATCGCACCAGTCCCTTCGGGTTTATGTTTCCCCGTGAGCAGGTGTCGGTGTTTGGTAATAATCAGGTGGAGGTGACGGAAAAGGCGGCGCGGCGGTTGGGTCAAGATTTATACCCCTATTTGCGCGATCGCATCCAACGCCAACAGAAACTGACGCAGCCGAAAGCGGCATTGATGGCGCAGCGGTTTGTGTTGCAATGTGTGCTGGCGATGTTCGCGGAAGATCGCGGTTTGTTGCCGGATAGTTTGTTTATTCGGTGTGTGCAGGATTGCATTGGGGGCAAGAGTTCCTATGATGTGCTTTCTCAGGGGTTATTTGGGGCGATGAATCAGCCGGGAATGACGCTGTTTGGGGAGTTTAAGGGGGTGGATTATTTTAATGGGGGGTTGTTTGCGACGATTGACAGTGTGGAGTTAACTCGTGAGGAGTTAAATGTATTGGAGGCGGTGGCGTTGGAGGATTGGAGTCAGATTCGCCCGGCGATTTTTGGGAATATTTTTGAATCGGCGATTGATGCGGGGGAGCGTCACGCCCACGGAATTCACTACACATCAGAGGCGGATATTATGAAGATTGTCCGGCCGACGATTTCGCGCTATTGGGAGGAGAAAATCGAGGGGGCGACGACGCTGGAAGAGTTGTCTATGTTGCAGGAGGAGTTACGCAATTATCGGGTGCTTGATCCGGCTTGTGGGTCGGGGAATTTCCTGTATTTGGCGTATCAGGAGGTGAAGCGGATTGAGCAGGATTTGCTGGATAAGATTGCGGAGCGGCGGCGGTCGAATACGGGACAAAAGCAGATCGGGTTTGTCACGCCGTTACAGTTTTTTGGGATTGATAGTAATCGGTTTGCGGTGGAGTTGGCGCGGGTGACGTTGATGATTGCGCGAAAGGTGGCGATCGATCGGTTGGAGTTGGTGGAGCCTGCGTTACCGTTGGATACGTTGGATGACAATATTGTTTGCAAGGATGCGTTATTTACGGAATGGCCGAAAGCAAACGCCATCATCGGTAATCCGCCGTTTTTAGGGGGGCATTGGCTTAGAAAAGAACTAGGTGATCAATACACAGAAAAACTATTTCAAAAATTCTCTGAAGTCAAAAATCAACAAGTTGATTTTTCAACTTACTGGTTTCGTCTCGCACATGATAATCTTGAGGACTTAGGACGTGCGGGTCTTGTAGCAACTAATTCTATAAGCCAAGGAAAAGGAAGGACGGAAGCCCTTGATTACATTTCAGATAAAAAAGGTTATATTCATGACGCTATCTCTACTCAAAAATGGTCAGGAGAAGCCGCTGTATATGTCAGTATAGTTAATTGGGCAAAGAAAAAGCCACCAGAATATTATCTTGATAACATTCAAGTGAATTTCATTTCTTCATCTTTGAAGACACATATTGATGTATCGAAAGCAAAAAAAATAAGAGCCAATAAAGAGTTTAGTTTTAGAGGTGTTGAACCTAACGGAATGGGCTTTTTTGTGTCCGAAGATGAAGCATTGAAATGGACAAAGCTAGATCCAAAAAATTCAGAAGTCTTAAAATTATTTTCAATGGGGGCAAATCTAGCTAAAAATCCTCATGGAACGCCAGATCGGTGGATAATTGATTTTAATGATTTTACTTTGGAAGAGGCTGCTAACTACAAAATTCCTTTTAATCGAATTAAAACAACAGTTAAGCCAGTCAGAGATAAGAATAGAAGAGAGACAAGACGGATTAACTGGTGGAAGTATGGAGAAAATGCACCAAAGATGAGAAAAGCAATTGAACAACTTTCATTTTGCTTTGCATTACCCAGAGTTTCAAAATGGTCAATATTTATTTCCATACCCACAACCTGGTTACTAGGTGACAAGTCTGTGAGTGTAGCAACTGAGGATTTTTATGTTTTAGGCGTTCTTATTTCTATTATTCATCGTGAATGGATGAGCGCACAAAACTCTACTTTAGGAAATACTCCTGCATACACTCCAACAACTTGTTTTGAAACCTTCCCCTTTCCCCAAACCCCATCACGGGAAATCGTCGAAAAAATTCGCGCCGCTGCCGTGGCATTGCATGACTACCGCAGCCAACAAATGGAACAAAAACAATGGGGCATCACCAAACTCTACAACGCCTACTTCGACGAACCCGCCAGCCAACTGTATAAACTCCATCAAAAACTTGATGCCCTCGTTCTGCAAGCCTACGGATTCTCCCCCGATGATGACCTGCTCGAAAAACTGTTAAACCTGAATCTGCACCTCGCCGCCCAAGAAAAAGCCGGAGCCGCCGTCATTGGCCCCTGGAGTCCGTTTGAAGTGCGATGA
- a CDS encoding Coenzyme F420 hydrogenase/dehydrogenase, beta subunit C-terminal domain, whose amino-acid sequence MTASIAPHKKAKALKPGSRRPAKELCSECGLCDTYYVHYVKEACAFLNQQMAALEAAAHARSRDLDNPDELYFGVHQQMMAARKTEPIEGAQWTGIVSTIACEMLTRNLVEGVVCVQNTERDRFQPMPVIARTPAEVLAARVNKPTLSPNLSVLEQIEQSGLKRLLVIGVGCQIQALRAVEQQLGLEKLYVLGTPCVDNVTREGLQKFLDTTSRSPETVVHYEFMQDFRVHFKHSDGSTETVPFFGLKTNKLKDVFAPSCMSCFDYVNGLADLVVGYMGAPFGWQWIVVRNDTGQEMLDLIQDQIETQDVMSKGDRKAAVQQSIPAYDQGVTLPMWAAQLMGVVIERIGPKGLEYARFSIDSHFTRNYLYVKRNHPEKLADHVPEFAQRIVDQYELPD is encoded by the coding sequence ATGACTGCGTCGATCGCCCCCCACAAAAAAGCCAAAGCCCTCAAACCCGGTAGCCGTCGCCCCGCCAAAGAACTCTGTAGCGAGTGCGGTCTCTGTGACACCTACTATGTCCACTACGTCAAAGAAGCCTGCGCCTTTCTCAACCAACAGATGGCGGCGTTGGAAGCCGCCGCCCATGCCCGCAGTCGGGATCTCGATAATCCCGATGAATTGTATTTTGGCGTGCATCAGCAGATGATGGCGGCCCGGAAAACAGAACCGATCGAGGGCGCACAATGGACAGGCATCGTCAGCACGATCGCTTGTGAAATGTTGACCCGAAACCTCGTGGAAGGGGTGGTCTGTGTGCAGAATACGGAGCGCGATCGCTTCCAACCGATGCCCGTCATCGCCCGCACCCCCGCCGAAGTCCTCGCCGCCCGTGTCAATAAACCCACCCTCTCCCCGAATCTTTCGGTTTTAGAACAGATCGAGCAATCGGGGTTAAAACGGCTGCTGGTGATTGGTGTCGGTTGTCAAATCCAAGCCCTGCGGGCCGTGGAGCAACAATTGGGCCTCGAAAAACTCTACGTCCTCGGCACGCCCTGCGTTGATAACGTCACGCGGGAGGGGTTACAAAAATTCCTCGACACCACGAGCCGCTCCCCGGAAACGGTGGTGCATTACGAGTTTATGCAGGATTTCCGGGTGCATTTCAAACATTCCGACGGCTCCACGGAAACCGTGCCCTTTTTCGGGCTGAAAACGAACAAACTCAAAGATGTATTTGCGCCCTCCTGCATGAGTTGTTTTGACTATGTAAATGGGTTGGCGGATTTGGTGGTGGGGTATATGGGTGCGCCCTTCGGCTGGCAGTGGATTGTGGTGCGTAATGATACGGGTCAGGAAATGCTCGACCTGATTCAAGACCAGATCGAAACTCAGGATGTGATGTCGAAGGGCGATCGCAAAGCCGCCGTCCAACAAAGCATCCCCGCCTACGACCAAGGCGTGACCCTCCCGATGTGGGCCGCTCAGTTAATGGGCGTGGTCATCGAACGCATCGGCCCCAAGGGTTTAGAATACGCCCGCTTCTCCATCGATTCCCACTTCACCCGCAACTATCTCTACGTCAAGCGCAACCATCCCGAAAAACTCGCCGACCACGTCCCCGAATTCGCCCAACGCATCGTTGATCAATACGAACTCCCGGATTAA
- a CDS encoding Nif11-like leader peptide family natural product precursor — translation MAKTEVKRLFQAAQQDPSLRDRLNTAANPEAFAAMAQELGYDFSVQEWEEVTRFAVEELESHVSEIPGA, via the coding sequence ATGGCTAAAACGGAAGTAAAACGCCTCTTTCAAGCGGCACAACAAGATCCGAGTTTGCGCGATCGCCTCAACACCGCTGCCAATCCGGAAGCGTTTGCGGCCATGGCTCAGGAACTGGGCTACGATTTTTCGGTGCAGGAATGGGAAGAGGTGACGCGCTTTGCTGTGGAAGAGTTGGAAAGTCACGTCTCGGAAATTCCCGGCGCTTAA